The following nucleotide sequence is from Microbacterium arborescens.
CGCCCTCGACAAGCCGAAGGAGCATCTCGTCGTCGCCGCGCTGCACGAGCTCGTGCCGTGGGAGAGCGAGGAGCGCGAGATGGTCGAGGCGGAGATCCGCGACCTGGCCGAATGGCTCGGCGTGCCCGTGCGCGGGCTCGACTGAAACATCGATCGCGGGCCTACCAGCCGTCCGTCGACGTCGCAAGGCGGTCGCCACGGCGGCGCCGACGGCGAAGCATGGTGACAGCCCCGCAATCGAAACGAAAGGAGCCGCCCATGGCTCGCATCATCGAGACCATCGACGTCGACGTGCCCGTCTCCGTCGCATACAACCAGTGGACGCAGTTCGAGTCGTTCCCGCACTTCCTGAGCTTCGTCGAGTCGGTCACCCAGCTCGACGACGGCACGACCCACTGGAAGGTGAAGATCGGCGGGGCCGAGCGCGAGTTCACCGCGAAGATCACCGAGCAGCACCCTGACGAGCGGGTCGCCTGGAACAGTGTCGAGGGCAAGGACGAGCATGCCGGCGTCGTGACCTTCCACAAGCTCAGCGACGACGAGACGCGCGTGACGGTGCAGCTCGACTGGACGCCCGAGGGCTTCGTCGAGTCGGTCGGCGCCGC
It contains:
- a CDS encoding SRPBCC family protein translates to MARIIETIDVDVPVSVAYNQWTQFESFPHFLSFVESVTQLDDGTTHWKVKIGGAEREFTAKITEQHPDERVAWNSVEGKDEHAGVVTFHKLSDDETRVTVQLDWTPEGFVESVGAAIGIDDHAVKKDLTRFKEFIESRGTETGAWRGDIEN